From the Gallaecimonas kandeliae genome, one window contains:
- the nadK gene encoding NAD(+) kinase has translation MTQPFKTIALIGKPNHDGANQTIMALHGWLAEKGYRLLVEDRTADGLELPKDSLRDLASLGEEAELAIVVGGDGAMLGAARVLARFDVAVIGVNRGNLGFLTDLSPDGFEEPLGKVLAGQFQTEFRFLLEAQIYRHKRLVASNTAVNEMVLHPDKIAHMIDFSVSIDEQFVHSQRSDGLIVSTPTGSTAYSLSGGGPILHPKMDAIVLLPMFPHTLSSRPIVVEGNSLITLKVTSNTEDLQITCDSQVALSLKPGDEVRIQKSAYPLRLVHPPCYDYYQVLRSKLGWSTKLY, from the coding sequence ATGACGCAACCATTTAAAACCATTGCACTTATTGGCAAGCCCAACCACGACGGCGCCAACCAGACGATCATGGCGCTGCACGGCTGGCTGGCCGAGAAAGGCTACCGGCTGCTGGTGGAAGACCGCACCGCCGACGGCCTTGAGCTGCCCAAGGACAGCTTGCGGGATCTGGCCAGCCTCGGCGAGGAAGCGGAGCTGGCCATCGTCGTCGGCGGCGACGGCGCCATGCTGGGCGCGGCCCGGGTGCTGGCCCGTTTTGATGTGGCCGTCATCGGCGTCAACCGCGGCAACCTCGGCTTCTTGACCGATCTCTCCCCCGACGGCTTCGAAGAGCCGCTGGGCAAGGTGCTGGCCGGCCAGTTCCAGACCGAGTTCCGCTTCCTGCTGGAAGCCCAGATCTACCGCCACAAGCGGCTGGTAGCCTCCAACACCGCCGTCAACGAAATGGTGCTGCACCCGGACAAGATAGCCCACATGATCGACTTCTCGGTCAGCATCGACGAACAGTTCGTGCACAGCCAGCGCTCCGATGGCCTTATCGTCTCCACCCCCACAGGATCCACCGCCTATTCGTTGTCCGGCGGCGGCCCCATACTGCATCCGAAGATGGATGCCATAGTGCTGCTGCCCATGTTTCCCCATACCCTGTCCAGCAGGCCCATAGTGGTGGAAGGCAACAGCCTCATCACCCTCAAGGTCACTTCCAACACCGAGGATCTGCAGATCACCTGCGACAGCCAGGTGGCCCTGAGCCTCAAGCCCGGGGACGAGGTGCGCATCCAGAAGAGCGCCTACCCGCTGCGGCTGGTCCATCCCCCCTGCTACGACTACTACCAGGTGCTGCGCTCCAAGCTGGGTTGGAGCACAAAACTCTACTGA
- the grpE gene encoding nucleotide exchange factor GrpE, protein MTQETDKPLDQNQQQEAQTAQEEHLPEVDLQSEVERLEAELAEQRELVLRAKAEADNIRRRAALDVEKAHKFALEKFAGDLLPVADSLERALELGDAANEALKPMLEGIELTLKSFHSATNRHGLEVVDPTGQPFNPELHQAMAMQPSAEHPANTVLTVVQKGFSLNGRLLRPAMVIVSTAG, encoded by the coding sequence ATGACCCAAGAGACGGACAAGCCGCTGGACCAGAACCAGCAACAAGAAGCCCAAACTGCCCAGGAAGAGCACCTGCCCGAGGTGGACCTGCAGAGCGAGGTCGAGCGCCTGGAAGCCGAGCTGGCCGAACAGCGCGAACTGGTGCTGCGTGCCAAGGCCGAGGCGGACAACATCCGCCGCCGCGCCGCCCTGGACGTGGAAAAGGCCCACAAGTTCGCCCTGGAGAAGTTTGCCGGCGACCTGCTGCCGGTGGCCGATTCCCTGGAGCGCGCCCTGGAACTGGGTGACGCCGCCAACGAAGCCCTCAAGCCCATGCTCGAAGGCATAGAGCTGACCCTCAAGTCTTTCCACTCCGCCACCAACAGGCATGGCCTGGAAGTGGTGGACCCGACCGGCCAGCCCTTCAACCCCGAGCTGCACCAGGCCATGGCCATGCAGCCCTCCGCCGAACACCCGGCCAATACGGTGCTGACAGTGGTGCAGAAGGGCTTCAGCCTCAACGGCCGCCTGCTGCGCCCCGCCATGGTGATCGTCAGCACCGCCGGTTGA